ATTACCAACATGAGACTTGGGATTTTCCTCGAAATCGCCACTACTATTGGAGCCGTTTGTGGTGCTTTACTTTCTACAATCGCTCCAACTTCATTCATCGCCGTTTTATTCGGACTTACGTTAATTTTTTCGGCTATTAATTCGCTTCGAAAGAAAGAAGAACATATTGTATTAGAATCGAGTCCGCTGGCCAAAAAGCTAAAACTTGAAGGCACTTACCCAACGCATGACGGCGAAGTTGTAAGCTACGGAACCAAAAATGTAATTGGCGGTTTTGGTATGATGGGAATTGCCGGTATGATGTCGGGTTTATTAGGAATTGGTTCAGGAGCTTTTAAAGTTATCGCAATGGATAATATTATGCGTATTCCGTTTAAAGTTTCTACCACTACGAGTAATTTCATGATGGGAGTTACCGCAATGGCGAGTTCTGTAATTTACATTCAAAAAGGATATATCGAACCTGGAATTTGTATGCCTGTTGTGATTGGTGTATTGTTTGGAGCTATGGCTGGAGCGAAAGTTTTGGTAAGAACCAATCCGAAAAAATTAAGAATCTTTTTCGCATGCCTGATTTTTGTATTGGCAGTTAACATGATTTATAATGGACTTAATGGAAAAATCTAATAGTATGCAGCACGAAAAATTTGGAGAAAAAGATTTTCAAACCATTATTGGAAACTTATTACGATACGGTGTCTGGATTTCATTATCTGTAGCTTTTATTGGCGGTATTATTTATTTAATGCACCACGGACAGGAAATTGAAGATTATTCTGTTTTTAAAGAAAATGACCGAAATATATTTGAAGTAATTTCAACCGTTATCAGCGGTGTAATTGATGGAAGCGGTGAATATTTGATTTTCTTCGGAATTATATTATTGTTTTTAACTCCTGTATTCAGGGTTTTGCTTTCCTTGTTTTCATTTATGCTTGAGAAAGATTACCTTTATGTGGTTATCACCATAATTGTAATCCTGATTATTATAACGAGTATTTCATTTGGTTTCTCACATTGATAATTTTAGATTTTAGATTGCGGATTTTAGATTGTAGATTTTGGAATTTGGAATTTAAAAAATTTGATATTGTCATTGAATTGTAATTCGGTATTTAAAAAATTGAAAATTTGATCATGGAAATAGGAATAGATAGTTTTGCTTCGGCAATGTATGGTGATAATAACACTTTGAGCAGTGTTGACGCAATGGAACAGCTTCTTCAAAGAATTGAATTTGCAGATCAATGCGGACTTGATGTTTTCGGAATTGGAGAACATCATAAAAAAGAATTTCTGGATTCGGCAACTGCTGTGATTTTAAGCGCGGCTGCGGCTAGAACCAAAAATATACGTTTGGCAAGTGCTGTAACCGTTTTAAGCGCAGCTGATCCAGTACGAGTATACCAAAGTTTTGCCACATTAGATTTAATTTCAAAAGGAAGAACCGAAATTGTTGTCGGACGTGGATCTGCAATCGCGGCCTATCCCCTTTTCGGATATGATCTTAAAGATTATGATGCGCTTTTCAAAGAAAAATTAGAACTGCTGTTGCAGATAAGAGATAACGAATTCATTACTTGGTATGGAAAATTTCGTCCAGAATTGAATAACCTTCCCGTTTATCCAAGAGCTTTACAGGAAAAAATGCCTATTTGGCTTGGAGTTGGCGGTACACCCGAATCGTTTATAAGAGCCGGAAGTTTAGGATTACCTCTAATGGTGGCTGTTATTGGCGGACAAACACATCGTTTTAAACCTTTAGTTGATTTATATCGTCAAGCAGGACAAGCCGCTGGTTTTAAACCGCACGAATTAAAAGTCGGATTACATTCGCCAGGATATGTAGCTGCTACAACCGAAAAAGCTGTTGAAGAATACTACCCAGGTTATGCGGAACTTTGGACTAAACTAGGTTATGAAAGAGGCTGGCCTCCAGTAACAAAAGGCAAATTTGATGGTTTAATTGATGATTTAGGGATTCTAATTGTGGGAAGTCCTGAAAGAGCAGCCGAAAAAATCCTGCGCCACAGCGAAGCCCTTGGTGGCGTCGACCGATTTACTTTCCAGATGGATAATGCTGGATTGACACATTCACAGTTAATGAATGCAATAGAACTGATCGGAACAAAATTAATTCCGTTGATTAAAAAAGGGTAAAATAGCGTTCAGCTTTAGCTGCCTAAATGAATCGAAAAGAAAAAGGCTTTAGCCAAACTGGTACTAGTTTGGTTAAAGCCTTTTTTAATTTTAATTTTAATTTTAATTTTTAGTGAAATTTCTATTTCAGAAACTAAAATATAACTTGTAAAAAGGCATAATAAAACCAAATCTGCTTACCTTTAACTTCGAATTTTTCAATCGAACCCAATCTAAAACAGTATGAATAACACACAAAACATCCGCAAAGTAGCTATTGTGGGCTATAACCGAATTCCATTTGCAAGAGCTAATACTGCCTATTCTAATGTTGGAAATCAGCAGATGATGATCGCCGCTTTAAACGGACTTATTGACAAATACAATTTAAAAGGACAATTGTTAGGTGAAGTTGCTGGAGGCGCTGTAATTAAACATACTTACGATAATAATTTAATACGAGAATGTGTAATGAAAACCACTCTTGATCCTGCTACTCCAGCCTGCGATTTACAGCAAGCTTGTGATACGGGAATTGAAAGTGCTATTTACATTGCCAACAAAATTGCTTTGGGACAAATAGATTCAGGAATTGCAGGAGGTGTCGATTCTATCAGTGATATGCCAATTGCTGTTAGTGAAAAACTGAGAAAAATTTTACTGGAAGCCCGACAAGCAAAATCATTAGGTGGAAAAATTAAAACATTTTTAAAACTTCGTCCAAAAGATTTATCGCCTTTAGTGCCTCGTAATGAAGAAACCCAAACGGGACTTTCGATGGGTGGACATACTGAAATCACTGCAAAATATTATAAAATTTCAAGAGAAGATCAAGATCAATTTGCTTTAAGAAGTCATTTAAATCTGGCAAAAGCGTATGATGAAGGCTTTCTAGATGACATGATCACACCATTTAACGGACTCGAAAAGGATAATAATTTAAGACGCGATAGTACTATTGAAAAACTAGCTAAATTAAAACCTGCTTTCGATAAAGTAAACGGAACGCTTACTGCAGGAAACTCTACTCCATTAACTGATGGCGCTTCGTGCGTACTTTTAGCCAGCGAAGAATGGGCGAAAGAACGCGGACTTCCTATTTTGGCTTATATCACTTTTGCCGAAATCGCAGCTATAGAATATGTCAAAAATCAGCAGAATCTTTTATTGGCTCCGCTATTTGCTGTGTCTAGAATGTTGGAAAAAGCCAATCTAAACCTTCAGGATTTCGATTATTATGAAATTCATGAAGCTTTTGCCGCACAAACTTTGGCCACTTTAAAAATCTGGGAAAGTCCTGAACTGAGTGCCGAAATAGGTTTAAAGAAAACTCTAGGCACAATTGATCGTGAAAAATTAAATGTAAAAGGAAGCAGTCTCGCAACGGCCCATCCATTTGCGGCAACTGGAGGCAGAATAATTGGTGTTATATCTAAACTTTTAAATCAGAAAGGTTCTGGCAGAGGTCTTATTTCAATTTGTGCTGCCGGCGGACAAGGTGTTACTATGATAATTGAAAAATAGAATGAATATTTTACAAAAAATTTTGGGAACAATTTTTCCCCCTTACAAATTCAGCGTTAAACGAAAAGAGCAAAAAATTCTTTTTAACGCCATAATAAATGCTTTACCAGAAGATTTTTCAAAAGATGTATCTTTAATAAAAACACAAACAAAAAATAGTACTTTTTTTGATTTCGGGAAATGGGATCTATTTCCTGAATTTCAATATGTTGTTATGTTTTATAAAAATGAAACCTACTACAAGTTTAAAAAAAGAGGAAACAATTTTAAAATTTCTGGTCTAAGGATATTTTCTAAATTAACGAACAAGTTTGAAGAAATTGAAATTTTGATTCAAGATAACCTAGTTTCTGGTTTAAAGATCCAGAATTCTCATTACCACTTAAATGAATTTAAATTATCGTCTATTGATAACACAAGCTTTTCAATTAGTCATTTTGAATTCCCGCCAAATGATATTGATTATTTCTATGATAATTTAGATAACCAGCTGAAAGAGAAATTAAATTATAATGAATTATTTGATATTGATTATAACGGCAGAACATTTTATGTTATTTATGATTTAGAAGACGGAAATTATATTGCAGTTGATAAAAATCACTCTGTATATTCTTTAGTTCATGATGCTAGACCTGCAATTCAGAAAATGAATACGACATTTCTACAAATTTTAAATGAAATTGAAACCAATCAATTCAATATAAATGATCATCTTGAGTCAAGATACAGAACATAAACCGTTTAAAACAAAAAAATCCCAGTTTTTAAAACTAGGATTTTTTATATCTATTAAAAAGCAAATTCTTCAACCGAAGATAATGCTTTTGGAAGCGCATTTTCGGCAAAATCAGGAATCGCAGTTCCTTCCACGCGGAATGTAGTTACATCAGTCATTCCTAGAAAACCTAAAACAGTTCGCAAATACGATTCCGAGAAATCGTAGCTTTTATACGGACCTTCAGAAAATATTGCTCCTGAAGCGATCGATAAATATACTTTTTTATCGGTTACTAATCCTTTTGGAGAACCATCGGCATAACTGAAAGTCTTTCCTGCTCTGGCAATCTGATCAATCCAGCCTTTTAAAACTGCTGGAATTCCGAAATTATATAACGGCACACCAATTACGATAACATCAGATTCTAATACATTTTTTATCGCTTCATCTGAATATTGAATAGCAGCTGTCTGCTCAGCAGTATGGTTTTCTTCTGGAGTATAAACGGCACTGATATGCAAATCTGTTAAATATGGCAGAGGTGTTTTAGAAAGATCAAGAGTTTGCACCACACTTTGGGGATCTGTTTCTTTCAGTTTTTCGATAACAGCATTCGACAACTGATTACTAAATGAAGTATCGCCTTTGGTGCTGGTTATTATTTGTAGAATTTTTTGGCTCATAATTTTATATTATTTGTTTTACGACACAAACTTATTTACATTTACTTTCCATTTTATAGTACTATCCTCAAGGATAGCGCTATCCTCTAAGATAGTAACGCAGAAAATATGAATACAGAAGAAGATTTACTAAACGAAATTGCAGTAAAAGAATGCAAACCAAAAGAATGTATGGCCGCTTTACTGCCAGTAAGAGATGCATTGGAGATTTTAAGCGGCAGATGGAAGCTTCCTATCCTGATTGCACTTTCGGAACGACCAAAACGGTTTAAGGAAATTTCAAAAGACATAAACGGAATCACTGATAAAATGCTATCCAAAGAATTGAAAGATCTCGAGATCAATAAACTCGTTACGAGAACCGTGTATGATACATTCCCTCCTACAGTTGAATATTCGAGAACTGAACATAGTAAATCACTAACGAATGTTATTATGGCCTTAAAAGACTGGGGAACTTTACACCGAAAAGAGATTATTGGGAAATAGTTTTTTTTAAAGTTGCGAAGTGGCTAAGATGCTAAGTTTTTCTTTGCTTTTGGAACGAAATTTTCCAAAAGAGACCCTGTAAACTGTTTAATCTTTTAAAATTTACATGAAACAGAAACTCTAATTAAACACTACAAAACCTTTACAAAAAACTTCTCATCCTGTAGTAGTGTTGCTCTAAGGAAGTTTCTCATCTTAATTAAAAAAGATAACACTTTAATTTTAACATATTATACAGAAAAAGATTAATTTTGATTACCCAAATCTTTAAAAATTCTGAATAATTATGAAAAAAAAACTACAATTTAATTTCAGGAAGACAAAATTAATTTACCTCACATTACTTCTGACTTTACTGATTTCATCACAATCTTACAGCCAGTACATTACTCAAAATCTTGCTCCAACTGCTGTAATTAAAGAAGGACTTGCCTTAGAACAATCATCAGACGGCAGAATTTTCATTGCAGAAAGAGGCGGTATTGTAAAAGTATTTCAAAACAATGCTGTTTCAACTGTATTTACCGTAAACACGGTTACGGATAATGAACAGGGATTATTGGGAATTACCCTTCACCCTGACTTCGCAACAAATGGTTACATCTATGTATTTTATTCCATTAATGATGGCACTGTAATCCGTCACCGAATTGAACGTGTTCAAATTGACAACACCAATCAGGTGGTAAGCAGACAGGAAATTTTGCTTTTAGAACCCATTGGAGGCGGCTTTCACAATGGCGGTGATTTAAAATTCTTTAACGGCTATTTATACGTTACTGTTGGAGATAGTCAGCAGAACACAAATGCGCAGGATTTAGACACGTACAAAGGAAAAATTCTTCGTATTACCGAAAACGGACTTCCTGCTCCTGGAAATCCCTATTACGGAAGCGGTTCTGTGCAAAGACAAAGCATCTGGGTGTATGGTTTTAGAAATCCGTGGAGATTGGTTGCCAATCCAAAAGCGAACAAATTATTTGTTTTGGATGTTGGAACTTCTTGGGAAGAAATAAACGAAATCAGCAATCCAACAATCCGTAATTATGCTTGGGGACATCCACAAGGAGGAGACGGAAAACAAACCGAAACCAATTTATTTACCAATCCTATCTTTACCTATGCAACAGGAAGTATTGGAAACGCTTTAACAAATGGTGTTTTGTACAATCCTGATGTTCCAAGATACCCAAACATGGATGGTAAATTTATAATTAAAGATTTTGTTCGAAATGCTATCAGATATTTTGATCCAAATATTGCAGATCCCGTTTCGACAGAATTTTACTCAGCTCCGCAGCAGCAAGCTTTAGGTATGATGTTAGGAAATGACGGCTATATCTACTATTGCGCTTATGGAAACAATGGTTCTTTAATCAAATTGGATTATATCGAAACTGCCGCTCCAACAATTGTAAATCATCCGCTTTCTCAAAGTATTATGGAAACCAATCCGGTAACTTTTACCGTTTCGGCAAGCGGAACTGGTCTTACTTACCAATGGTTGTTTAATAATAACCCAATTAATGGTGCGACGGGAGCAAGTTATACTATTGCTAATGTAACCAATGCAAATGCCGGCGATTATAAAGTTGTGGTGACTAATACAGCTGGAAACATTACCAGTAATCCAGCAACGTTAACGGTTACACCATTTAGCAATAAACCAACAGTATCAATCGTTTCACCGCTTCCAAGTTTAAAATGGAATGCTGATGATTTAGTACATTTTGAAGCTACCGCTACCGATGTTGAAGACGGAACTTTACCTGCAAGTGCTTTTTCATGGAGTATCGATCTTTTCCACGAAGACATTCCGGGAGCAGGACATTCGCATCCAGGTGCAAGTCCGCAAGGTGTGAAATCAGGAGATTTTACCGCTTCTAATCAAGGAGAAAAAACACCAAATGTCTGGTACCGATTTACTATAAAAGTAACGGACAGTAACGGATTAACAGCAACAGATTTCGTAGATATTAAACCGAATTTGGTTGATGTTACAGTGACTAGCTCGCCGGTTCCGCTTAATTTAGAATTCAATCAAAAACCTGTTACAGCACCTTCAACCAAACAAGTAGTTGCTAATGCAGCTTTACAAACTTTAAATGCGCCAACTCCGCAATATATTGACAATATTCGTTATGATTTTGATCACTGGAGTCAAGGCGGAATGGCCAATCAAACCTTTAAAGCTCCTGCAGCCGGAACCATAACGTATACTGCTTTTTACAACGCAACGACCTTACAAAATGCACCTTATCAAGGATTAGTTGCTCAAATTCCGGGAATTATAGAAGCTGAAAATTACGATGTTGGTCCGGGAGCATTTCTAGACAAAAACGGTGGTGGTGACACAGCTTACAGACCTGGCGACGGCGTAGGAACTGAAGCCTGCAGTGAAGGCGGATTTAACTTGGCTTATGTTGCCAAAGACGAATGGTTAAAATACACTGCCAGAGTAAATACAACTGGAAATTACACAATTAATTTACGTATTTCAACTCCATACAACACGCGTAAACTGCATTTAGAAGTTGATGGAGTAAATGTAACCGGAATCCTAAACATTCCAAATACGGGAGGATTTCAGGCATGGCAGACCGTTGCTGTTCCTAATATTCCTTTAACGCAGGGCGATCATGTTATTACCTTGTATTTTGATGAAAACGACATCAACATTAATAAAATGGAATTTGTGTTATCAGGAAACAATACTGCTCCTGTTGCCGATTTCGAATTTAGTCCACAAACAGGATGTATTAATGCTGATGTAGTATTTACTTCAGTTTCTGTTGGTACAGTAGACAGTTATACATGGGATTTTGGTACAGATGCACACCCTGAGACTGCAACTGGAGCAGGACCACACACGGTAATGTTTTCTACGGAAGGCACTAGAGAAGTTTCTTTAACAGTGACCAATTCTAACGGAAGCAATACTAAAAAGGTGAATTTTACGGTAAACAATTGTAATCTGGGCATCGAAAATCCGAATGGAGAATCGAGTAAAATCATTGTGTATCCAAATCCATCAAAAGGAATATTCCACTTGTCTAAAGAGCAAAAATGGACGATTTATTCTGTTTTGGGAGCAAAAATTAAAGAAGGTTCAGGAAATATCATTTCAATTTCTGAACAGGCTGCTGGAGTTTATTTCTTAAAAATAGACGGAAGCAGCAAAGCAATCCCAATTAGTAAACATTAAAGTTTCAATCCAATCAATAAAAAAACTCGCTAAATTGTTTCGATTTAGCGAGTTTTTTGATTTTGGATTATACCGCAAAATAAGGCGTTAAAATATCTTCAAAATTGTAGAGTCCTTTTTCTTTTTCTTTTAGATTTTCGGCTACAAAAATAACCCCGTTTCCAAAAGCTTCTCTCGAAATAGATTCGTGTATGAGTCGAACCGTTTGATACGGAAAACCAAAGATGACTTCATGTTTTCCAACGATTCCTCCTGCCCTAACCGAATTGATTTTTTCTTTCTCAATATCCAAAGCTTCGGCAATTTTTACAGCCGTTCCAGAAGTTCCTTGTTTCGTTTTAAAATGTTCTTCATTTACTTCAATATCGACCCATGGAGCAATTTTCTTTAAAAACTTAGCGGCAAATAATAAATAATTTACTCCAAGTGTAATATTCGGCGACCAGAAAACTGTTGTTTTATCGGCCAGTTTTTTCAATAATTTAAGCTCTTTGTCTTTGTAATGAGAAATCGCCGAAATGATTTTGACTTTCTTCTTGGCAGCAGTTTCTCCGTACGTATAAATTCCTTCGTTTGAAGAAAAATCAATAATGACATCAACTGGATGTTTTTCTAATAAATCTTCTACAGAAGTATGAGAACTCGAATAGATTAAGCCGGGTTCATCAGACTGGATTCCAAAAAACTCGGGAACTGATCGGTGTTCCAAAACATTGCTTTGTCTTAAAACCCATTCAAGGCTGAATTTTTTATTTTCTAATAGTATTGAAGCTACTGATTTTCCAGTTTTTCCGAATCCGATTAATCCTATTTTCATAAGCGTATATTTTTTTAAGACGGGCAGAAACCCAATTAGAAGAATTGACATTTTTAAGAGAAGATTCAATCAAAAATTACCATTTGAAAGTCTTGGCAAATGTCCTATTTAGGTAAAAATAGGAAAATTATAACAGGATTACCAACAAAAATGGCTTTATATAACAATATCAAAAGTCGTTAACAAGATTTTTTTGGCTAATTAAAATCAGCCTTTCAAATTCTGTTAGTTTAGAATCATCAAAAAGTAATGTTTTGCAGCTAAATTTCTACAGCAGTTTTTAATGACACATTTTGTTTGTAATATTTTAAAAAATTACCATTAAAAAAAGGATTTCATAATATACAACTAAAGTTATTTTCAGTAGATTTATCACCTGATACCCCAAATTAATATCAGTAAATAATGGCTTACAATAACAATGAATTACTTCGTTTTTTAGACGCTCAAAACAAATTGTATTTAACAGCTCTAGACGAAATTAAAAAAGGTAAAAAACAATCTCCTTGGATGTGGTTTATTTTTCCACAGATAAAAGGAATGGGATCGAGCGACACTTCTAAATTCTACGAAATTAAAAATGCCGATGAAGCAATTGCCTTTTTAGAGCATCCTATTTTAGGAAAACATCTAATTGAAATTACTTCTGAATTAATTAAAAAAGAAGAGGAAAGCGTGAATGATATTTTTGGAACTCGTGATGTCGAAAAGCTAAAATCCTGCATGACATTATTCGCGAGCGTTCAAAACAATCAGCCTGTTTTTCAAGAAGTTATTCATAAATATTTCGACGGCTCGTCTGATTTTCACACACTGCAACTATTGTACAGTAACCTGTAAAACGGTTGTATTGGCAGGGTTTGAGCTGGCTTTATAAAAAAATAAAGCCCTTTTTTACAGCATTTCAAAAATAAGATATTTATATTTGCAACGCTGTTGCGTTTATTTTGTTTATATAAAAACTAAAATTCTGCACAGAAATACCACCGAATGAAAAGAAAAATTGTAGTAGTGAATTTTGTTATGTCTTTGGCAGTATTGTTTGCAATGCTGTTTCAGACTGTTCATTCCTATGAGCATGTTTTTAAGCAGTTATTCGAAAAACACTGTGAACAC
This is a stretch of genomic DNA from Flavobacterium endoglycinae. It encodes these proteins:
- a CDS encoding sulfite exporter TauE/SafE family protein codes for the protein MTVLTFTLIMLLGACLAGFIGSLSGLGGGIIIIPLLTIILGVDIHYAIGAALVSVIATSSGSAAAYVKEGITNMRLGIFLEIATTIGAVCGALLSTIAPTSFIAVLFGLTLIFSAINSLRKKEEHIVLESSPLAKKLKLEGTYPTHDGEVVSYGTKNVIGGFGMMGIAGMMSGLLGIGSGAFKVIAMDNIMRIPFKVSTTTSNFMMGVTAMASSVIYIQKGYIEPGICMPVVIGVLFGAMAGAKVLVRTNPKKLRIFFACLIFVLAVNMIYNGLNGKI
- a CDS encoding DUF1634 domain-containing protein, with the translated sequence MEKSNSMQHEKFGEKDFQTIIGNLLRYGVWISLSVAFIGGIIYLMHHGQEIEDYSVFKENDRNIFEVISTVISGVIDGSGEYLIFFGIILLFLTPVFRVLLSLFSFMLEKDYLYVVITIIVILIIITSISFGFSH
- a CDS encoding LLM class flavin-dependent oxidoreductase; the protein is MEIGIDSFASAMYGDNNTLSSVDAMEQLLQRIEFADQCGLDVFGIGEHHKKEFLDSATAVILSAAAARTKNIRLASAVTVLSAADPVRVYQSFATLDLISKGRTEIVVGRGSAIAAYPLFGYDLKDYDALFKEKLELLLQIRDNEFITWYGKFRPELNNLPVYPRALQEKMPIWLGVGGTPESFIRAGSLGLPLMVAVIGGQTHRFKPLVDLYRQAGQAAGFKPHELKVGLHSPGYVAATTEKAVEEYYPGYAELWTKLGYERGWPPVTKGKFDGLIDDLGILIVGSPERAAEKILRHSEALGGVDRFTFQMDNAGLTHSQLMNAIELIGTKLIPLIKKG
- a CDS encoding acetyl-CoA C-acetyltransferase, with the protein product MNNTQNIRKVAIVGYNRIPFARANTAYSNVGNQQMMIAALNGLIDKYNLKGQLLGEVAGGAVIKHTYDNNLIRECVMKTTLDPATPACDLQQACDTGIESAIYIANKIALGQIDSGIAGGVDSISDMPIAVSEKLRKILLEARQAKSLGGKIKTFLKLRPKDLSPLVPRNEETQTGLSMGGHTEITAKYYKISREDQDQFALRSHLNLAKAYDEGFLDDMITPFNGLEKDNNLRRDSTIEKLAKLKPAFDKVNGTLTAGNSTPLTDGASCVLLASEEWAKERGLPILAYITFAEIAAIEYVKNQQNLLLAPLFAVSRMLEKANLNLQDFDYYEIHEAFAAQTLATLKIWESPELSAEIGLKKTLGTIDREKLNVKGSSLATAHPFAATGGRIIGVISKLLNQKGSGRGLISICAAGGQGVTMIIEK
- a CDS encoding FMN-dependent NADH-azoreductase, with product MSQKILQIITSTKGDTSFSNQLSNAVIEKLKETDPQSVVQTLDLSKTPLPYLTDLHISAVYTPEENHTAEQTAAIQYSDEAIKNVLESDVIVIGVPLYNFGIPAVLKGWIDQIARAGKTFSYADGSPKGLVTDKKVYLSIASGAIFSEGPYKSYDFSESYLRTVLGFLGMTDVTTFRVEGTAIPDFAENALPKALSSVEEFAF
- a CDS encoding winged helix-turn-helix transcriptional regulator; this encodes MNTEEDLLNEIAVKECKPKECMAALLPVRDALEILSGRWKLPILIALSERPKRFKEISKDINGITDKMLSKELKDLEINKLVTRTVYDTFPPTVEYSRTEHSKSLTNVIMALKDWGTLHRKEIIGK
- a CDS encoding PQQ-dependent sugar dehydrogenase, with product MKKKLQFNFRKTKLIYLTLLLTLLISSQSYSQYITQNLAPTAVIKEGLALEQSSDGRIFIAERGGIVKVFQNNAVSTVFTVNTVTDNEQGLLGITLHPDFATNGYIYVFYSINDGTVIRHRIERVQIDNTNQVVSRQEILLLEPIGGGFHNGGDLKFFNGYLYVTVGDSQQNTNAQDLDTYKGKILRITENGLPAPGNPYYGSGSVQRQSIWVYGFRNPWRLVANPKANKLFVLDVGTSWEEINEISNPTIRNYAWGHPQGGDGKQTETNLFTNPIFTYATGSIGNALTNGVLYNPDVPRYPNMDGKFIIKDFVRNAIRYFDPNIADPVSTEFYSAPQQQALGMMLGNDGYIYYCAYGNNGSLIKLDYIETAAPTIVNHPLSQSIMETNPVTFTVSASGTGLTYQWLFNNNPINGATGASYTIANVTNANAGDYKVVVTNTAGNITSNPATLTVTPFSNKPTVSIVSPLPSLKWNADDLVHFEATATDVEDGTLPASAFSWSIDLFHEDIPGAGHSHPGASPQGVKSGDFTASNQGEKTPNVWYRFTIKVTDSNGLTATDFVDIKPNLVDVTVTSSPVPLNLEFNQKPVTAPSTKQVVANAALQTLNAPTPQYIDNIRYDFDHWSQGGMANQTFKAPAAGTITYTAFYNATTLQNAPYQGLVAQIPGIIEAENYDVGPGAFLDKNGGGDTAYRPGDGVGTEACSEGGFNLAYVAKDEWLKYTARVNTTGNYTINLRISTPYNTRKLHLEVDGVNVTGILNIPNTGGFQAWQTVAVPNIPLTQGDHVITLYFDENDININKMEFVLSGNNTAPVADFEFSPQTGCINADVVFTSVSVGTVDSYTWDFGTDAHPETATGAGPHTVMFSTEGTREVSLTVTNSNGSNTKKVNFTVNNCNLGIENPNGESSKIIVYPNPSKGIFHLSKEQKWTIYSVLGAKIKEGSGNIISISEQAAGVYFLKIDGSSKAIPISKH
- a CDS encoding dihydrodipicolinate reductase C-terminal domain-containing protein, which encodes MKIGLIGFGKTGKSVASILLENKKFSLEWVLRQSNVLEHRSVPEFFGIQSDEPGLIYSSSHTSVEDLLEKHPVDVIIDFSSNEGIYTYGETAAKKKVKIISAISHYKDKELKLLKKLADKTTVFWSPNITLGVNYLLFAAKFLKKIAPWVDIEVNEEHFKTKQGTSGTAVKIAEALDIEKEKINSVRAGGIVGKHEVIFGFPYQTVRLIHESISREAFGNGVIFVAENLKEKEKGLYNFEDILTPYFAV
- a CDS encoding DUF1810 domain-containing protein, with translation MAYNNNELLRFLDAQNKLYLTALDEIKKGKKQSPWMWFIFPQIKGMGSSDTSKFYEIKNADEAIAFLEHPILGKHLIEITSELIKKEEESVNDIFGTRDVEKLKSCMTLFASVQNNQPVFQEVIHKYFDGSSDFHTLQLLYSNL